In a genomic window of Diabrotica undecimpunctata isolate CICGRU chromosome 2, icDiaUnde3, whole genome shotgun sequence:
- the LOC140433861 gene encoding uncharacterized protein: MPSNILNSTLWFHGPQFLQTFDLNLSEYSPKFNSNKLPEERKVVLHTRSAQFDFFVMLSERFSSFTKYVRTIAYVLRFGNNSKSGTQKLSGALEVSELQNAEMKIIKLLQNSCFSSEIADLKGNKIISNKSLLQFAHFLDKNEMLRVGGRLRYSEVTFDQKYPLLLPSKNHVVRLILKKEHLRLHYAGPQNTLSQVRLRYWPLNGLREIKRIVHECHVCFKFNAKPLAQIMSDLPKERLCSAQVFAHVGLDFGGPFLIKASKLRKSPLIKSYIALFVCMSTRAVHIELVSGLTTEAFLLTLKRFISRRGLPQTIFSDNATNFLGAKNQLFELYNFLKNKETNSSIQEFLASSQIRWKTIPPRSPHHGGLWESAIKSAKHHIYRLLGNLKITFEEFSTVLTQIEAVLNSRPICALSNDPSDFTYLTPGHFLIGRSLTSLPDQEYTSIPENRLSIWQNLSKLQQLFWKRWSTDYLNRLQNRPKWFLPFKNLQPNDLVLVKEDNLPPLYWSLARVMEVFPGKDGRVRIASVKTKDGIFKRSITKLCPLPSEGLC, translated from the coding sequence ATGCCCTCTAACATACTCAACTCCACTCTTTGGTTTCACGGTCCTCAGTTTTTGCAAACATTTGACCTAAATTTGTCTGAATATAGTCCGAAGTTTAATTCTAATAAATTACCTGAAGAAAGAAAGGTTGTTCTTCACACTCGAAGTGCTCAATTTGATTTCTTTGTCATGCTTTCTGAAAGGTTCTCCAGTTTCACGAAATATGTAAGGACTATAGCTTATGTACTCAGATTTGGTAATAACTCAAAGTCTGGCACTCAAAAATTATCGGGTGCACTTGAAGTATCTGAACTTCAAAATGccgaaatgaaaattataaaattattgcaaaactcATGTTTTTCCTCAGAAATTGCTGATCTCAAAGGCAATAAGATTATTTCTAATAAGTCTCTCTTACAATTTGCTCATTTTCTTGACAAAAATGAAATGCTCCGTGTAGGTGGACGTCTTAGGTATTCCGAAGTTACCTTTGATCAAAAATATCCTCTCCTCCTCCCCTCGAAAAATCATGTTGTTCGTCTAATTCTCAAAAAAGAACATCTCAGGCTCCATTATGCAGGTCCTCAGAATACTCTCTCTCAAGTTCGCCTTAGATATTGGCCCTTGAATGGTCTACGGGAGATTAAGAGGATAGTCCACGAATGTCATGTTTGTTTCAAGTTTAATGCCAAACCCTTAGCTCAAATCATGTCTGATTTACCTAAGGAACGCTTATGCTCTGCTCAAGTTTTTGCTCATGTAGGTTTGGATTTTGGTGGTCCCTTTCTAATAAAGGCCTCTAAACTTCGTAAAAGTCCCTTGATAAAGTCATACATAGCTCTGTTTGTCTGTATGTCCACACGTGCGGTTCATATAGAATTAGTCAGTGGGCTTACAACAGAAGCGTTTCTTCTCACTCTCAAGCGCTTTATCAGTCGCAGAGGTCTCCCTCAGACTATTTTCTCTGATAATGCGACAAACTTTCTTGGGGCTAAAAATCAGTTATTCGAACTCTAcaatttcttgaaaaataagGAAACTAACTCTTCTATTCAGGAATTTTTAGCCTCCTCTCAAATTCGGTGGAAAACAATACCACCTCGATCTCCTCATCATGGAGGACTCTGGGAGAGCGCTATAAAGAGCGCTAAACATCATATCTATAGATTGTTGGGCAATCTCAAAATTACATTCGAGGAATTCAGTACCGTGCTTACCCAAATTGAAGCCGTACTTAATTCTCGGCCCATTTGTGCTCTCTCTAATGATCCCTCCGATTTCACATATCTTACCCCTGGTCACTTCCTGATTGGAAGGTCTCTCACCTCGCTACCCGACCAGGAGTATACATCTATCCCGGAAAATCGACTTAGCATCTGGCAAAATCTCTCTAAGCTCCAGCAACTTTTTTGGAAAAGGTGGTCGACTGATTATCTGAATCGACTTCAAAATCGTCCAAAATGGTTTCTcccatttaaaaatttacaacccAATGACCTTGTGCTAGTTAAAGAAGACAATCTCCCTCCTCTCTACTGGTCATTGGCACGAGTGATGGAAGTCTTTCCGGGTAAAGATGGCCGAGTGAGAATTGCATCTGTTAAAACTAAGGATGGGATTTTCAAACGCTCGATAACAAAATTGTGTCCTCTTCCTAGTGAAGGATTATGTTAA